One Streptomyces sp. SAI-135 DNA segment encodes these proteins:
- a CDS encoding LCP family protein, translating to MQEVAPETEGDGGHGSRRAPRKHRLLRWSAATLAVLILAAAGTGYLYYRHLNSNIEQDDLNLGDNKVAEPTPNAAGQTPLNILLIGSDARDSKENQELGGAKETFGSTPLADVQMLLHLSADRSNLSVVSMPRDTLVKIPKCTDPDDGKVYPESDGRVMTNQSLGHGGPGCTVATWQELTGIHIDHFMMVDFAGVVSMADAIGGVPVCVDANIHSRDSQGHGSGLKLEKGTTSVKGEQALQWLRTRYGFEDGSDLARAKAQHMYMNSMVRELRANATLSSPNKLRKLAEQATGALTVDSGLGTVKKLFDLSNELRKVEPERITMTTMPNRYVGARVEPTEDAEQLFRLVRDDIALDGKDAKKATSEKAEETSDDPAAAKDEIGVLVQNGTRTDTLAAASGRASTVAGLLVDQGFTKAVSDRSASLSEATTLVRYPSAELEGDARAVAKSLGIPTSSVKRSTDVSGVTLVVGADWREGSAYKAPKQDDTTPETAEALNGADDSACMHVNPGFTW from the coding sequence GTGCAGGAAGTCGCGCCGGAGACCGAAGGGGACGGCGGGCACGGCAGCCGCCGGGCGCCGCGCAAGCACCGGCTGCTCAGATGGTCGGCGGCGACGCTCGCCGTGCTGATACTCGCGGCGGCCGGGACCGGCTACCTCTACTACCGGCACCTGAACTCCAACATCGAGCAGGACGACCTGAACCTGGGCGACAACAAGGTCGCCGAGCCGACACCGAACGCGGCGGGCCAGACCCCGCTGAACATCCTGCTGATCGGCTCCGACGCCCGGGACAGCAAGGAGAACCAGGAGCTCGGCGGCGCCAAGGAGACCTTCGGCTCCACCCCGCTCGCGGACGTGCAGATGCTGCTGCACCTGTCCGCGGACCGCAGCAACCTCTCGGTCGTCAGCATGCCGCGCGACACCCTGGTGAAGATCCCCAAGTGCACCGACCCGGACGACGGCAAGGTGTACCCGGAGAGCGACGGCCGGGTCATGACCAACCAGAGCCTCGGCCACGGCGGCCCGGGCTGCACGGTGGCCACCTGGCAGGAGCTCACCGGCATCCACATCGACCACTTCATGATGGTCGACTTCGCCGGCGTGGTCTCCATGGCCGACGCCATCGGCGGGGTGCCGGTCTGCGTGGACGCCAACATCCACTCGCGGGACAGCCAGGGGCACGGCTCCGGGCTGAAGCTGGAGAAGGGCACCACCTCGGTCAAGGGCGAGCAGGCCCTGCAGTGGCTGCGCACCCGCTACGGCTTCGAGGACGGCAGCGACCTGGCCCGCGCCAAGGCCCAGCACATGTACATGAACTCGATGGTCCGCGAGCTGCGCGCCAACGCCACCCTGAGCAGCCCCAACAAGCTGCGCAAGCTCGCCGAGCAGGCCACGGGCGCCCTGACCGTCGACTCGGGGCTCGGCACCGTGAAGAAGCTCTTCGACCTCAGCAACGAGCTGCGCAAGGTCGAGCCGGAACGCATCACCATGACGACCATGCCGAACCGGTACGTCGGCGCGCGCGTGGAGCCCACCGAGGACGCCGAGCAGCTCTTCCGGCTGGTGCGCGACGACATCGCGCTGGACGGCAAGGACGCGAAGAAGGCGACCTCGGAGAAGGCGGAGGAGACCTCCGACGACCCGGCCGCCGCCAAGGACGAGATCGGGGTCCTGGTCCAGAACGGCACCCGCACCGACACCCTGGCCGCGGCGAGCGGCCGGGCGAGCACGGTGGCCGGGCTGCTGGTGGACCAGGGCTTCACGAAGGCGGTCTCCGACCGGTCCGCGTCGCTGAGCGAGGCGACCACGCTCGTGCGCTACCCGAGCGCGGAGTTGGAGGGCGACGCCCGGGCGGTCGCCAAGTCGCTGGGAATCCCGACGAGTTCGGTGAAGCGGTCCACCGACGTCTCCGGGGTCACGCTCGTCGTGGGCGCCGACTGGCGCGAGGGCAGCGCCTACAAGGCGCCGAAGCAGGACGACACGACCCCGGAGACCGCGGAGGCCCTCAACGGCGCGGACGACTCGGCCTGCATGCACGTCAACCCGGGCTTCACCTGGTGA
- a CDS encoding LCP family protein, whose amino-acid sequence MAYSGVHEEGARPASRPAPRARNAGGGGDGGSGSGDGGRHGRRRGKRRHRVLRWSATTLAVLILGTAGAGYLYYQHLNGNIRKGERSSGDSKAKKTEANAAGQTPLNILLIGSDSRNSDENVELGGSRDNRGNPPLGDVQMLIHLSADRKSAAMVTIPRDTRVDIPQCTDPETGKTYEATTDIINTSLARGGAGCTLATWQNLTGVYIDHWMTIDFSGVVRMADAIGGVSVCVRQNVWDRPTAAVPGGSGLKMTKGTHKVKGKQALQWLRTRHAWGSDLMRARAQHMYLNSMIRTLKGQNVFTDTPRLMGLAEAATKSLQVSEEIGSVKDLYDLGMQLKSVPPDRITSVTMPNVEDPRNRDHVVPDGANADRLWEMLRDDVALDKNGKASSGGKKTTVATKAPSAPDGEIGVLVRNATATSTLGPVSGRAGAIAAELVQKGFSRASKDATNGLSEERTVVRYPSAELQGDAQRVAKSLGIPMSSVKKSTDVSGVTLVVGADWREGTAYPKVAEARAGDVPGNADAINGSDTGQCMDVYSVYRW is encoded by the coding sequence ATGGCGTACAGCGGTGTGCACGAGGAGGGGGCGCGGCCGGCTTCCCGGCCCGCTCCACGAGCGCGGAACGCCGGCGGGGGCGGCGACGGCGGGTCCGGGAGCGGGGACGGCGGGCGGCACGGGCGGCGGCGCGGCAAACGCAGGCACCGGGTGCTGCGGTGGTCGGCGACCACGCTCGCGGTGCTGATACTCGGCACGGCCGGCGCCGGATACCTCTACTACCAGCACCTCAACGGCAACATCCGCAAGGGCGAGCGCAGCAGCGGCGACTCCAAGGCGAAGAAGACCGAGGCCAACGCGGCCGGGCAGACGCCCCTCAACATCCTGCTGATCGGCTCGGACAGCCGTAACTCCGACGAGAACGTCGAACTGGGCGGCAGCAGGGACAACCGCGGCAACCCGCCGCTGGGCGATGTGCAGATGCTCATCCACCTCTCCGCGGACCGCAAGAGCGCGGCGATGGTGACCATCCCGCGCGACACCCGGGTCGACATCCCCCAGTGCACGGACCCGGAGACCGGGAAGACGTACGAGGCGACCACGGACATCATCAACACCTCCCTGGCCCGCGGCGGAGCCGGCTGCACGCTCGCCACCTGGCAGAACCTCACCGGGGTCTACATCGACCACTGGATGACCATCGACTTCTCGGGCGTGGTGCGGATGGCGGACGCCATCGGCGGGGTCTCCGTCTGCGTGAGGCAGAACGTGTGGGACCGGCCGACGGCCGCCGTGCCCGGCGGCTCCGGGCTGAAGATGACGAAGGGCACGCACAAGGTCAAGGGCAAGCAGGCCCTGCAGTGGCTGCGCACCCGGCACGCCTGGGGCAGCGACCTGATGCGGGCCCGGGCCCAGCACATGTACCTGAACTCGATGATCCGCACGCTGAAGGGGCAGAACGTCTTCACCGACACCCCGCGGCTGATGGGCCTCGCCGAGGCGGCCACGAAGTCCCTCCAGGTGTCCGAGGAGATCGGCTCGGTCAAGGACCTCTACGACCTGGGCATGCAGCTCAAGTCGGTGCCGCCGGACCGCATCACCTCGGTGACGATGCCGAACGTGGAGGACCCGCGCAACAGGGACCACGTGGTCCCCGACGGCGCGAACGCGGACAGGCTGTGGGAGATGCTCCGCGACGACGTGGCCCTCGACAAGAACGGCAAGGCGTCCTCGGGCGGGAAGAAGACCACCGTGGCCACGAAGGCCCCGTCCGCCCCGGACGGCGAGATCGGTGTCCTGGTCCGGAACGCGACGGCCACCTCCACGCTCGGGCCGGTGAGCGGACGGGCCGGCGCGATCGCCGCCGAGCTCGTGCAAAAAGGTTTCTCGCGGGCGTCCAAGGACGCGACGAACGGGCTCTCCGAGGAGCGGACCGTTGTGCGCTACCCGAGCGCCGAGTTGCAGGGAGACGCCCAGCGCGTCGCCAAGTCCCTTGGCATCCCCATGAGTTCGGTGAAGAAGTCGACCGATGTGTCCGGGGTCACGCTCGTCGTGGGCGCCGACTGGCGCGAGGGCACGGCGTATCCGAAGGTGGCCGAGGCCAGGGCCGGTGACGTGCCCGGCAACGCGGACGCCATCAACGGCTCGGACACCGGACAGTGCATGGACGTGTACTCGGTGTACCGCTGGTAG
- a CDS encoding acyl-CoA thioesterase, producing MTDQATAAHQGTPEIPGKPTSASRTTLSHIMTQADTNLLGTVHGGVIMKLVDDAAGAVAGRHSGGPAVTASMDEMAFLEPVRVGDLVHVKAQVNWTGRTSMEVGVRVLAERWNESTPATQVGSAYLVFAAVDADGKPRRVPPVLPETERDERRYQEAQIRRTHRLARRRAIMELREKRAAEGFED from the coding sequence ATGACAGACCAGGCCACCGCCGCGCACCAGGGCACCCCGGAGATCCCGGGCAAGCCCACCTCGGCGTCCCGCACGACGCTCAGCCACATCATGACCCAGGCCGACACCAACCTCCTCGGTACCGTGCACGGTGGCGTGATCATGAAGCTGGTGGACGACGCGGCGGGCGCGGTGGCCGGACGGCACAGCGGTGGCCCCGCGGTCACCGCCTCCATGGACGAGATGGCGTTCCTGGAGCCGGTCAGGGTGGGTGACCTCGTCCATGTGAAGGCCCAGGTCAACTGGACCGGCCGGACCTCGATGGAGGTCGGGGTACGGGTCCTGGCCGAGCGCTGGAACGAGTCCACGCCCGCCACCCAGGTCGGCTCCGCCTACCTCGTGTTCGCCGCGGTCGACGCCGACGGCAAGCCCCGCCGGGTCCCGCCGGTGCTGCCGGAGACCGAACGCGACGAGCGCCGCTACCAGGAGGCCCAGATCCGCCGCACACACCGCCTCGCGCGACGCCGGGCGATCATGGAACTGCGCGAGAAGCGAGCGGCGGAGGGCTTCGAGGACTGA
- a CDS encoding glycosyltransferase family 2 protein yields the protein MNAKPDVRPPAVSVIMPVLNEERHLRGAVQAILAQEYAGEMEVVIALGPSTDRTDEIAAQLVAEDSRVHTVPNPTGRTPAALNAAIKASRHPIVVRVDGHGMLSPNYIATAVRLLEETGAQNVGGIMHAEGENDWECAVAAAMTSRIGVGNAAFHTGGEAQAAETVYLGVFRREALEQQGGYNEEFIRAQDWELNFRIREAGGLIWFSPELRVSYRPRPSVKALAKQYKDYGRWRHVVARYHEGSINLRYLAPPTAVCAIAAGIVVGAALTPLGFVIPGGYLAAIVLGSLPAGRGLPLKARLQIPVALATMHMSWGYGFLTSPRSLARRVIASRRPAVLDGV from the coding sequence ATGAACGCCAAGCCCGACGTGCGGCCCCCCGCTGTGTCCGTGATCATGCCCGTCCTCAACGAGGAGCGGCATCTGCGCGGAGCCGTCCAAGCGATCCTCGCGCAGGAGTACGCCGGCGAGATGGAGGTCGTGATCGCCCTCGGTCCGTCCACGGACCGCACGGACGAGATCGCGGCTCAGCTCGTGGCGGAGGACTCCCGCGTCCACACCGTCCCGAACCCCACCGGCCGCACCCCCGCCGCCCTCAACGCCGCGATCAAGGCCTCCCGCCACCCGATCGTCGTCCGCGTCGACGGGCACGGCATGCTCTCGCCGAACTACATCGCCACCGCCGTACGGCTCCTGGAGGAGACCGGCGCGCAGAACGTCGGCGGCATCATGCACGCCGAGGGCGAGAACGACTGGGAGTGCGCGGTCGCCGCCGCGATGACCTCCAGGATCGGTGTCGGCAACGCCGCCTTCCACACGGGCGGTGAGGCGCAGGCCGCCGAGACCGTGTACCTCGGGGTGTTCCGCCGCGAGGCCCTGGAGCAACAGGGCGGCTACAACGAGGAGTTCATCCGCGCCCAGGACTGGGAACTCAACTTCCGGATCCGGGAGGCGGGCGGGCTCATCTGGTTCTCGCCCGAACTGAGGGTGTCGTACCGCCCGAGGCCCAGCGTGAAGGCCCTGGCCAAGCAGTACAAGGACTACGGCCGCTGGCGGCACGTCGTCGCCCGCTACCACGAGGGCTCCATCAACCTGCGCTACCTCGCCCCGCCGACCGCGGTGTGCGCGATCGCGGCCGGGATCGTGGTCGGCGCCGCGCTGACCCCGCTCGGCTTCGTGATCCCCGGCGGCTACCTCGCGGCGATCGTGCTGGGCTCGCTGCCCGCGGGCCGGGGACTGCCGCTGAAGGCACGGCTCCAGATCCCCGTCGCCCTCGCCACCATGCACATGTCGTGGGGCTACGGCTTTCTGACCAGCCCGCGCTCCCTGGCCAGGCGGGTCATCGCCTCGCGCCGGCCCGCCGTGCTGGACGGGGTGTGA
- a CDS encoding LCP family protein yields the protein MPATPPRPSAARPRPPQRRPSRPPVRRGRPRWAMRAATTLSVVVLASAGIGHAVMTSLDADIKRVDPFKDMKNRPRAGHGMNVLLVGTDGRDRITEEERQKYRLGGAPCHCTDTIMIVHISEDRERASVVSLPRDSYATTPEHVDATTGERHHGHPIKINAAYAEGGPQLTVRTVESMTHVKIDHYLEVDFTSFMKTVDVLGGVEICNADPLKDAYTGLDLAAGRHRLMGGQALQYVRSRHADGSSDLGRMKRQQRFLAALIERATSSGVLLNPMKFRDVARAVLGSVRADKGFGTDELLDLGRAMRNFSPSSSEFTTVPIGQMGYAVEGVGSTLKWDPEKSARLFKALREDQPLAAYKPKNKALLVPVSPQQIRVQVENGTATGGLGKRVDAALASTGFRTTGTPVNSADRTLKRTVIAYDPRWDRSARSLAAALPGSELRAVKGQGAVLKVVAGADFERVRKVRAEDELQGEFGVVTGDEVGCV from the coding sequence ATGCCCGCCACGCCACCCCGGCCCTCCGCCGCCCGCCCTCGCCCCCCGCAGCGCAGGCCCTCCCGTCCCCCCGTACGGCGCGGCCGGCCGCGCTGGGCCATGCGGGCGGCGACCACGCTGTCCGTCGTCGTGCTCGCCTCCGCCGGGATCGGTCACGCGGTGATGACCAGCCTCGACGCGGACATCAAGCGCGTCGACCCGTTCAAGGACATGAAGAACCGGCCGCGCGCCGGACACGGCATGAACGTGCTGCTGGTCGGCACCGACGGCCGCGACCGCATCACCGAGGAGGAGCGGCAGAAGTACCGGCTGGGCGGGGCGCCCTGCCACTGCACCGACACGATCATGATCGTGCACATCTCGGAGGACCGGGAGCGGGCGAGCGTGGTGAGCCTGCCGCGCGACTCGTACGCGACGACACCGGAGCACGTCGACGCGACCACGGGGGAACGTCATCACGGCCACCCCATCAAGATCAACGCGGCGTACGCGGAGGGCGGGCCGCAGCTGACGGTCCGGACCGTGGAGAGCATGACCCATGTGAAGATCGACCACTATCTGGAGGTCGACTTCACCAGCTTCATGAAGACGGTGGACGTGCTCGGCGGGGTCGAGATCTGCAACGCCGACCCGCTGAAGGACGCGTACACCGGCCTCGACCTCGCGGCGGGCCGGCACCGGCTGATGGGCGGTCAGGCGCTCCAGTACGTCCGCTCCCGGCACGCCGACGGCTCCTCCGACCTCGGCCGGATGAAACGGCAGCAGCGCTTCCTCGCCGCGCTGATCGAGCGGGCGACCTCCTCCGGAGTCCTCCTGAACCCGATGAAGTTCCGCGACGTGGCCCGGGCCGTCCTCGGCTCCGTCCGGGCCGACAAGGGCTTCGGCACGGACGAACTGCTCGACCTCGGCCGGGCGATGCGGAACTTCTCCCCCTCCTCCTCGGAGTTCACCACCGTGCCGATCGGGCAGATGGGATACGCCGTCGAGGGCGTGGGCTCGACGCTGAAGTGGGACCCGGAGAAGTCGGCGCGGCTCTTCAAGGCCCTGCGCGAGGACCAGCCGCTGGCCGCGTACAAGCCGAAGAACAAGGCGCTGCTGGTCCCGGTCTCCCCGCAGCAGATCCGCGTCCAGGTCGAGAACGGCACGGCGACGGGCGGCCTCGGCAAGCGGGTGGACGCGGCCCTGGCGTCGACGGGCTTCCGTACCACCGGAACCCCGGTGAACTCGGCCGACCGCACCCTGAAGCGCACGGTCATCGCCTACGACCCCCGCTGGGACCGCTCGGCCCGCTCGCTGGCGGCGGCCCTGCCGGGCAGCGAGCTGCGCGCGGTGAAGGGCCAGGGGGCGGTGCTGAAGGTCGTCGCGGGCGCGGACTTCGAGCGGGTGCGCAAGGTACGGGCCGAGGACGAGCTGCAGGGCGAGTTCGGGGTGGTGACGGGGGACGAGGTGGGGTGCGTGTAG
- a CDS encoding LCP family protein, translating to MDAQGRGRAGEIDPADQWVLNPHTGEYELRLTPSAPQSGVPGPRRSAPSPSRAGAPAGRTAAPVAPGHGVPPPRRRRGAPPEEPLPGRRGRRPVKKKSTAKKALLWTGGTMAFVLIAAAGGGYLYIRHLNGNITSVSDDGASTGGFQSDKAINILLIGTDKRTGKGNDSYGDKNSVGHADTTILLHVSKDRSNATALSIPRDLIVDVPDCPTTQDDGTTKVIPGSENVRFNTSLGQDERTPSCTVRTVTELTGIQADNFMVADFNAVKTLTTAVGGVEVCLGKDIDDEDSKLKLSKGTHTISGEQALAFVRTRHSVGFGGDLSRIGLQQQFLSALMRKLKSNDTLTNPAKMLKLAEAGTKALTVDSQLDSIGKLKDLGLELGKLNVKNLTFTTVPVVDNPAEKVKATVVLNDATAPTVFDMIKNDVSFTEVKKKASASKSAQAAEEAARLKGTKSAASEVRVRILNGGAAAGSAQAELEYLQNEEGVLKSENAGNAGTSLAKTTLEYAPDQADQARRLADILGLSGAQLKPGKSVTNSQGLPTMTLTLGKDFKGAGVSFTTATKAPEGVQQSTADKVECAK from the coding sequence GTGGACGCACAAGGCCGTGGGCGGGCGGGCGAAATCGACCCCGCCGACCAGTGGGTACTCAACCCGCACACCGGTGAATACGAACTGCGACTGACCCCTTCCGCACCGCAGTCGGGTGTTCCCGGTCCCCGTAGATCCGCGCCCTCCCCCAGCAGGGCGGGCGCGCCCGCCGGCCGTACGGCCGCTCCCGTGGCCCCCGGCCATGGCGTGCCGCCGCCGCGCAGGCGCCGGGGCGCACCGCCCGAGGAGCCGCTGCCGGGGCGGCGCGGACGCCGGCCCGTCAAGAAGAAGTCGACGGCGAAGAAGGCGCTGCTGTGGACCGGCGGCACGATGGCCTTCGTACTGATCGCGGCCGCGGGCGGCGGTTACCTCTACATCCGCCACCTCAACGGGAACATCACCTCCGTCTCCGACGACGGCGCGAGCACCGGCGGCTTCCAGTCGGACAAGGCGATCAACATCCTGCTGATCGGCACCGACAAACGCACCGGCAAGGGCAACGACAGCTACGGCGACAAGAACAGCGTCGGGCACGCGGACACCACGATCCTGCTGCACGTCTCCAAGGACCGCAGCAACGCGACCGCGCTCAGCATCCCGCGCGACCTGATCGTGGACGTGCCGGACTGCCCGACCACGCAGGACGACGGCACCACCAAGGTCATCCCGGGCTCGGAGAACGTCCGCTTCAACACCAGCCTCGGTCAGGACGAGCGCACGCCCAGCTGCACCGTGCGCACCGTGACCGAGCTCACCGGCATCCAGGCCGACAACTTCATGGTGGCCGACTTCAACGCCGTCAAGACGCTGACCACGGCGGTCGGCGGCGTCGAGGTCTGCCTGGGCAAGGACATCGACGACGAGGACTCCAAGCTCAAGCTGTCCAAGGGCACGCACACCATCTCGGGCGAGCAGGCCCTCGCCTTCGTACGCACCCGGCACTCGGTCGGCTTCGGCGGCGACCTGAGCCGGATCGGGCTCCAGCAGCAGTTCCTGAGCGCGCTGATGCGCAAGCTGAAGTCGAACGACACGCTCACCAACCCGGCGAAGATGCTGAAGCTGGCCGAGGCGGGCACCAAGGCGCTGACCGTCGACTCGCAGCTCGACAGCATCGGCAAGCTGAAGGACCTCGGCCTGGAGCTGGGCAAGCTCAATGTGAAGAACCTGACGTTCACCACCGTGCCGGTCGTCGACAACCCGGCGGAGAAGGTGAAGGCGACGGTCGTCCTCAACGACGCCACGGCTCCCACGGTCTTCGACATGATCAAGAACGACGTGTCGTTCACCGAGGTCAAGAAGAAGGCGAGCGCCTCCAAGAGCGCCCAGGCGGCCGAGGAGGCGGCCCGGCTCAAGGGCACCAAGTCGGCGGCGTCCGAGGTGCGGGTGCGCATCCTCAACGGTGGTGCGGCGGCGGGCAGCGCGCAGGCCGAGCTGGAGTACCTCCAGAACGAGGAGGGCGTACTGAAGTCGGAGAACGCGGGCAACGCGGGCACGTCGCTGGCGAAGACGACCCTGGAGTACGCCCCCGACCAGGCCGACCAGGCCCGCCGCCTCGCGGACATCCTGGGCCTGTCCGGGGCGCAGCTGAAGCCCGGCAAGAGCGTCACCAACTCCCAGGGCCTGCCCACCATGACGCTGACCCTGGGCAAGGACTTCAAGGGCGCCGGGGTCTCCTTCACCACGGCCACGAAGGCACCGGAGGGGGTGCAGCAGTCCACGGCCGACAAGGTCGAGTGCGCCAAGTGA
- a CDS encoding LCP family protein: MDAQGRGRADDVDPADQWVLNPNTGEYELRLTPSAPQSAVPGPRRSAPSSSRPGAPRGRTTTPVAPGRDVPPPRRRRGAPPEEPLPGRRGRRPVKQKSKAKKAVLWTGGTMAFVLVAGATTGWFYLKHLEGNVGTTDVGDAAASSFSKDEAFNILIIGTDKRTGAGNEGYGDAGSVGHADTNILLHVSKDRTNATALSIPRDLIVDIPDCETKQEDGSSSVVAGQDGVRFNRSLGESGRDAGCTMRTVDAALGIKPDHFVMADFNAVKTLTSAVGGVEVCVENAVKDKQSKLDLPAGKSTVEGEQALAFVRTRHAFGNEGDLDRIKVQQQFMGSLMRKMTSGDTLTSPAKLLKLAEAATNALTVDEAIGKVGTLKDIALELKKVPTKNISFMTIPVKDNPAEPTPVTVVVDESRAPQVVDAINNDVSFTEVKAQQKKEKAAVAARLKGTRSAASDVRVRILNGGAAAGSAQQQLAYLQTEAGVTKSDNAGNADTALARTTLEYDPDQADQARRLADIMGLSGSALKPGKSVINSQGLPAMTLTLGKDFKGAGVKLNTATAATPDVEKSTADKAQCAS; encoded by the coding sequence GTGGACGCACAAGGCCGTGGGCGGGCGGACGACGTCGACCCCGCAGACCAGTGGGTGCTCAATCCGAACACCGGTGAATACGAACTGCGACTGACCCCTTCCGCACCGCAGTCGGCCGTGCCCGGTCCCCGCAGGTCCGCCCCCTCGTCGAGCCGGCCGGGAGCGCCGCGTGGTCGTACGACGACCCCCGTGGCCCCCGGCCGGGACGTCCCGCCGCCGCGCAGGCGCCGGGGCGCACCGCCCGAGGAGCCGCTGCCGGGGCGGCGCGGACGCCGCCCGGTCAAGCAGAAGTCGAAGGCGAAGAAAGCCGTGCTGTGGACCGGCGGCACGATGGCGTTCGTCCTGGTCGCCGGCGCCACCACGGGCTGGTTCTACCTCAAGCACCTCGAAGGCAACGTCGGCACCACCGACGTCGGCGACGCGGCCGCGAGCAGCTTCAGCAAGGACGAGGCCTTCAACATCCTCATCATCGGCACCGACAAGCGCACCGGCGCGGGCAACGAGGGCTACGGCGACGCGGGCAGCGTGGGCCACGCCGACACCAACATCCTGCTGCACGTCTCCAAGGACCGGACGAACGCGACCGCGCTCAGCATCCCGCGCGACCTGATCGTCGACATCCCGGACTGCGAGACCAAGCAGGAGGACGGCTCCTCGTCGGTCGTCGCGGGACAGGACGGCGTCCGCTTCAACCGGAGCCTCGGGGAGAGCGGCCGGGACGCGGGCTGCACGATGCGCACGGTCGACGCGGCCCTCGGGATCAAGCCCGACCACTTCGTGATGGCCGACTTCAACGCCGTGAAGACCCTGACCTCCGCGGTGGGCGGGGTCGAGGTCTGTGTGGAGAACGCCGTCAAGGACAAGCAGTCCAAGCTCGACCTGCCCGCGGGCAAGTCGACGGTGGAGGGCGAGCAGGCCCTCGCCTTCGTGCGCACCCGGCACGCCTTCGGCAACGAGGGCGACCTGGACCGGATCAAGGTGCAGCAGCAGTTCATGGGCTCGCTGATGCGCAAGATGACCTCCGGCGACACCCTCACCAGCCCCGCCAAGCTGCTGAAGCTGGCGGAGGCCGCGACCAACGCCCTCACCGTGGACGAGGCGATCGGCAAGGTCGGCACGCTCAAGGACATCGCCCTGGAGCTGAAGAAGGTGCCGACGAAGAACATCAGCTTCATGACGATCCCGGTGAAGGACAACCCGGCCGAACCGACCCCGGTGACGGTGGTCGTGGACGAGTCGAGGGCTCCGCAGGTCGTCGACGCCATCAACAACGACGTCTCCTTCACCGAGGTCAAGGCGCAGCAGAAGAAGGAGAAGGCGGCGGTCGCGGCCCGGCTCAAGGGCACCAGGTCGGCCGCCTCCGACGTGCGGGTGCGCATCCTCAACGGCGGTGCGGCCGCCGGCAGCGCGCAGCAGCAGCTGGCCTACCTCCAGACCGAGGCGGGCGTGACCAAGTCCGACAACGCGGGCAACGCCGACACGGCGCTCGCGAGGACGACCCTGGAGTACGACCCCGACCAGGCCGACCAGGCCCGCCGCCTCGCGGACATCATGGGACTGTCCGGCTCGGCGCTGAAGCCCGGCAAGAGTGTCATCAACTCCCAGGGCCTGCCCGCCATGACCCTCACCCTCGGCAAGGACTTCAAGGGCGCGGGCGTGAAGCTCAACACCGCCACGGCCGCGACACCGGACGTGGAGAAGTCCACCGCGGACAAGGCGCAGTGCGCGAGCTGA